A genomic region of Pseudomonas migulae contains the following coding sequences:
- a CDS encoding DUF883 family protein, with translation MARKTAAQVAEDQIKDQAFSELQALIEESEKLLKSSASLVGEEADTLRGQIAQKLQQARDSVTSVRDRTLPAVEATETYIGGHPWQTVAISAGFGLVVGLLLGRR, from the coding sequence ATGGCCCGGAAAACCGCCGCACAAGTCGCCGAAGACCAAATCAAGGATCAGGCTTTCAGCGAACTTCAGGCGCTGATCGAAGAGTCGGAAAAACTGCTCAAGAGCAGTGCGTCACTGGTCGGTGAAGAAGCCGACACGCTTCGCGGACAAATCGCCCAGAAACTCCAGCAGGCACGGGACTCGGTCACCAGCGTTCGAGACCGGACCCTGCCGGCGGTCGAAGCCACTGAAACCTACATTGGCGGGCATCCATGGCAAACCGTGGCGATTTCCGCCGGGTTTGGTTTGGTTGTCGGGTTGTTGCTGGGTCGCCGGTAA
- a CDS encoding LEA type 2 family protein: MRSVHAVVLSLLLLSLSACALLPDRDPLNINVVGFEPLQSQDMEVRFAVKIRVQNPNESAINYNGVALDLSVNGQPLASGVSDQSGSIARFSETVLTVPVSVSAFSVLRQTLGLSQTQTLNNLPYVLRGKLAGGLFGTMRFTDSGKLSLPGSTVGTW, encoded by the coding sequence ATGCGCAGTGTCCACGCCGTTGTCCTTTCCCTTCTGTTGCTGTCCCTGAGCGCCTGCGCCCTGTTGCCCGATCGTGATCCGCTGAACATCAACGTGGTCGGTTTCGAACCGCTGCAGAGTCAGGACATGGAAGTGCGATTCGCGGTAAAAATCCGCGTGCAGAATCCCAATGAATCCGCGATCAACTACAACGGCGTGGCGCTGGACCTGTCCGTTAACGGCCAGCCCCTCGCCTCCGGCGTCAGTGATCAATCGGGCTCGATTGCGCGTTTTTCCGAGACAGTGCTGACCGTGCCGGTGAGTGTTTCGGCGTTCTCGGTGCTGCGCCAGACCTTGGGCCTGAGCCAGACCCAGACGCTGAACAACCTGCCTTATGTCTTGCGCGGCAAACTGGCGGGCGGATTGTTTGGGACGATGCGATTTACGGACAGTGGCAAGCTCAGTTTGCCGGGGTCGACAGTCGGTACCTGGTGA
- a CDS encoding nucleobase:cation symporter-2 family protein → MTASEKATVPRHSDLIYGLDDRPHLTATVFAALQHVLASFVGIITPTLIMGSALGLQSEIPYLISMALFVSGLGTFVQARRFGPIGSGLLCLQGTSFSFISVILSAGFMVKARGGGTDEILSTIFGVCFFAAFIEVALSQFIGKLRMLITPVVTGTIITLMGLSLIKVAMTDIAGGFGATDLGAASHLGLAALVLGTIVVLNRVDVPFLRLGAIVIGLTFGYVVAWLMGHVDFGSMPDVPLMSVPVPFKYGFNFDWVAFVPVAVIFLVSPLEAAGDLTANSMISRQPVKGPIYIRRIKSGLLADGLNSAMAAVFNSMPMVTFAQNNGVIQLTGVASRYVAFFIAGLLVVLGLFPMIGAVLQLMPKPVLGGAELVMFGTVAVAGIKILAEAGLHRRNMLIVAISLGMGLGVAAVPEVLRELPKALHNIFESPITVGALCAIVLNIFLPEEFLELEEDDFDPEASILQVMENPDVPAKGEPATPAVVAQLNR, encoded by the coding sequence ATGACCGCCTCTGAAAAAGCCACTGTTCCGCGCCACAGCGACCTGATCTACGGCCTCGACGACCGCCCGCATTTGACCGCCACCGTCTTCGCCGCCCTGCAACACGTACTCGCCAGTTTCGTCGGCATCATCACCCCGACCCTGATCATGGGCAGCGCCCTCGGCCTGCAAAGCGAAATACCCTATCTGATCAGCATGGCGCTGTTCGTCTCGGGCCTGGGCACCTTCGTCCAGGCGCGGCGGTTCGGCCCGATCGGTTCCGGTTTGCTGTGTCTGCAAGGCACCAGTTTTTCGTTCATCAGCGTGATCCTCAGCGCCGGTTTCATGGTCAAGGCTCGCGGTGGCGGCACCGATGAAATTCTGTCGACGATCTTTGGCGTGTGTTTTTTTGCCGCGTTCATTGAAGTGGCGCTGAGCCAGTTCATCGGCAAGCTGCGGATGCTGATCACGCCGGTAGTGACCGGGACGATCATCACGCTGATGGGCCTGTCGCTGATCAAAGTCGCCATGACCGACATCGCCGGTGGCTTCGGCGCGACCGACCTTGGTGCCGCCAGTCATCTGGGGTTGGCAGCGCTGGTGCTCGGCACCATCGTGGTCTTGAACCGGGTAGACGTGCCGTTCCTGCGCCTCGGGGCGATCGTGATCGGTCTGACGTTCGGCTACGTCGTCGCCTGGCTCATGGGCCACGTGGATTTCGGCAGCATGCCCGACGTCCCACTGATGAGCGTGCCGGTGCCGTTCAAGTACGGGTTCAACTTCGACTGGGTGGCGTTCGTGCCGGTAGCGGTGATTTTCCTGGTGTCGCCCCTGGAGGCCGCCGGTGATCTGACCGCCAACTCGATGATTTCCCGGCAGCCGGTCAAAGGCCCGATCTACATCCGCCGGATCAAGTCCGGCCTGCTCGCCGACGGTCTCAACTCGGCCATGGCGGCGGTGTTCAACAGCATGCCGATGGTGACCTTCGCGCAGAACAACGGCGTGATTCAACTGACCGGCGTGGCCAGCCGTTACGTGGCGTTTTTCATTGCCGGTCTGCTGGTGGTGCTGGGGTTGTTTCCAATGATCGGCGCGGTGCTGCAACTGATGCCCAAACCGGTGCTCGGTGGCGCTGAACTGGTGATGTTCGGCACCGTTGCGGTGGCCGGCATCAAGATCCTCGCCGAAGCCGGCCTGCATCGGCGCAACATGCTGATCGTGGCGATTTCCCTCGGCATGGGTCTGGGTGTGGCGGCCGTGCCGGAGGTGCTGCGCGAATTGCCGAAAGCGCTGCACAACATCTTCGAATCGCCGATCACCGTCGGCGCGTTGTGCGCTATCGTGCTGAATATCTTCCTTCCCGAAGAATTCCTCGAACTGGAAGAAGACGATTTCGATCCGGAAGCCTCGATCCTCCAGGTCATGGAAAACCCGGATGTCCCGGCCAAAGGTGAACCCGCCACGCCTGCGGTTGTCGCACAGTTGAACCGCTAG
- a CDS encoding LysR family transcriptional regulator, producing the protein MNQMNIASVDLNLLKVFEALHEESSASRAALRLGVTQSAVSAALRRLREVYGDQLFVRTGRGLAPTLKANQLKPVVSDALNKCRQSLAMVDPAANHYDGRSVSVGLSDDFEIAYGRRLIEEIARCAPRLRLIFRQTHSQIVAQALMERSIDLAITAGGFAERLLSRQVLGEGDYLCLVDPISRVTGQQAIDLEEFVTREHILVSSGGFIGITDEGLAALGLSRRVCASTTHFAALPHLLKGSQAVATIPAHAARSIAALSGLALLPCPVALPRYPIELGWRTSTQLDPVVLKVREAIVAIFA; encoded by the coding sequence ATGAACCAAATGAATATCGCCTCCGTCGATCTCAACCTGCTCAAAGTCTTCGAAGCCTTGCACGAAGAGTCCAGCGCCAGCCGTGCGGCGCTGCGTCTGGGTGTGACGCAATCGGCGGTCAGCGCGGCGTTGCGCCGACTGCGCGAGGTGTACGGCGATCAATTGTTCGTCCGCACGGGACGAGGCCTTGCGCCGACGCTCAAGGCCAATCAGTTGAAACCGGTGGTCAGCGACGCACTGAACAAATGCCGACAGAGCCTGGCGATGGTCGATCCGGCCGCCAATCACTACGACGGCCGCTCGGTCTCGGTCGGTTTGTCGGATGATTTCGAGATCGCCTACGGGCGTCGCTTGATCGAGGAAATCGCGCGGTGCGCACCCAGGCTGCGGCTGATCTTTCGCCAGACTCACAGTCAGATCGTCGCGCAGGCGTTGATGGAGCGCAGCATCGATCTGGCGATCACGGCCGGTGGGTTTGCCGAGCGATTGCTGAGTCGTCAGGTGCTGGGTGAAGGCGATTATTTGTGTCTGGTTGACCCGATCAGTCGGGTCACGGGACAGCAAGCCATCGACCTCGAGGAATTCGTCACCCGTGAACATATTCTGGTGTCGTCGGGTGGCTTTATCGGGATCACCGACGAAGGGTTGGCCGCGCTGGGCCTGAGCCGGCGGGTCTGCGCTTCGACCACGCATTTTGCGGCGTTGCCGCATTTGCTCAAGGGCAGTCAGGCCGTGGCGACCATTCCGGCGCATGCCGCCCGAAGCATTGCAGCGCTCAGCGGTCTGGCGCTGTTGCCCTGCCCTGTGGCGTTGCCGCGTTACCCGATCGAACTGGGCTGGCGTACCAGCACTCAGCTCGATCCGGTGGTGTTGAAAGTGCGTGAGGCGATTGTCGCGATTTTTGCCTGA
- a CDS encoding polyamine ABC transporter substrate-binding protein gives MGPSFKLCLPALLLSMAVSAQAEENVVNLYSWADYVAPDTLQRFEQETGIHVRYDTFDSSEVLETKLLTGGSGYDVVVPSSSVLARGLAAGALKAIPHEGLKGYANLDPDLLEKLAAVDPGNRYGVPYTWGTLGLGMNVEAVKKRLPDVPLNSLDLLFKPEYASKLKDCGVAIIDSPQEVIGLALHYLGKDPYSTDKSDLSAAEALLHQLQPNVLYVASGRQINDLANGSVCLALTYNGDASMAADQARKANKPYEVAYRIPKEGTLVWQDNLAIPKDAPHPEAARAFIEFMLRPESVAALTNTLFFATANQAATPLVDETVRTDPDIYPLAEVRERLYADRSMSLKDMRQRTRLWTTFRSRQ, from the coding sequence ATGGGTCCTTCATTCAAGCTGTGTTTACCCGCGTTGTTGCTTTCCATGGCGGTGTCGGCCCAGGCCGAGGAGAACGTCGTCAACCTTTACAGCTGGGCCGACTACGTGGCGCCGGACACCTTGCAGCGCTTTGAGCAGGAAACCGGCATTCACGTGCGTTACGACACCTTCGACTCCTCGGAAGTGCTGGAAACCAAGCTGCTCACCGGCGGCAGCGGCTACGACGTGGTGGTGCCGTCGTCCAGCGTGCTGGCGCGCGGGTTGGCGGCCGGCGCGCTGAAGGCGATTCCCCACGAAGGCCTCAAGGGCTACGCCAACCTCGATCCGGACTTGCTGGAAAAACTGGCCGCGGTCGATCCCGGCAACCGCTACGGCGTGCCGTACACCTGGGGGACTTTGGGGCTCGGGATGAATGTCGAGGCAGTGAAAAAACGTTTGCCGGATGTGCCGCTCAACAGCCTCGACCTGCTGTTCAAACCCGAATACGCCAGCAAGCTGAAAGATTGCGGGGTGGCGATCATCGATTCGCCGCAGGAAGTGATCGGCCTGGCGCTGCACTATCTCGGTAAAGATCCCTACAGCACTGACAAGTCTGATCTGTCAGCCGCCGAGGCGCTGTTGCATCAGCTTCAGCCAAATGTGTTGTACGTCGCCAGCGGTCGACAAATCAACGACCTGGCCAATGGCAGCGTTTGCCTGGCGTTGACCTACAACGGTGACGCCAGCATGGCGGCCGATCAGGCGCGAAAAGCCAACAAGCCCTACGAAGTGGCGTACCGGATTCCCAAGGAAGGCACGCTGGTCTGGCAGGACAACCTGGCGATTCCCAAGGATGCGCCGCACCCCGAAGCGGCCCGCGCGTTCATCGAGTTCATGCTGCGTCCCGAGTCTGTCGCGGCGCTGACTAACACGCTGTTCTTTGCCACCGCCAACCAGGCCGCTACACCGCTGGTGGATGAGACGGTGCGCACCGATCCGGACATTTACCCGCTTGCCGAGGTGCGCGAACGGCTGTACGCCGACCGCAGTATGAGCCTCAAGGACATGCGTCAGCGCACCCGGCTGTGGACCACTTTCCGTAGCCGCCAATAA
- a CDS encoding LysR family transcriptional regulator, producing MLGQLHDVDLHLLRLFVSVVECGGFSAAQGELGLSQSSISQQMARLETRLGYRLCSRGKGGFRITPKGEQLLIAIRGLFESIEAFRHQSNGVDGRLIGEVRLGLSEAVDQSVLQRVADAIRRFRERDESVRIELISAMPGEMERLLLQQRLDLAIGYFSQVQSAFDYRELFSETQHLYCAPGHPLFTDDAPDDHALQACDRVDHPYRFLRSDEPFQGKQCSARSEQVEGTLAFILSGKHVGYLPSHFARSWEDKGLLRAVRRNDMSFDVAFHLARHRAQVPGDAQKAFEEDLLSAFA from the coding sequence ATGCTCGGCCAGCTTCACGATGTGGATCTGCACTTGCTGCGCCTGTTCGTCAGCGTGGTGGAATGTGGCGGCTTCAGCGCGGCCCAGGGTGAGCTGGGCCTGAGTCAGTCGAGTATCAGCCAGCAAATGGCCAGGCTCGAAACCCGGCTCGGTTATCGGCTGTGCAGTCGCGGCAAGGGCGGATTCAGGATCACCCCCAAAGGCGAACAACTGCTGATCGCGATACGGGGACTGTTCGAGTCCATCGAAGCGTTCCGTCATCAATCCAATGGCGTAGACGGCCGCTTGATCGGCGAGGTGCGCCTGGGGCTGTCCGAAGCCGTGGATCAATCGGTACTGCAACGGGTGGCCGACGCGATCCGCCGTTTTCGCGAACGCGATGAGTCAGTGCGCATCGAGTTGATCAGCGCGATGCCCGGCGAAATGGAGCGCTTGCTGCTGCAACAACGGCTGGACCTGGCGATCGGATATTTCTCACAGGTGCAGAGCGCATTTGACTACCGCGAACTGTTCAGCGAAACCCAGCACTTGTATTGCGCCCCCGGCCATCCGCTGTTCACCGACGACGCGCCGGATGATCACGCGTTGCAGGCGTGCGACCGGGTGGATCACCCTTACCGATTTCTGCGCAGCGATGAGCCGTTCCAGGGCAAACAGTGCTCGGCACGTTCGGAACAGGTCGAAGGCACCCTCGCCTTCATTCTGTCCGGCAAGCACGTCGGCTATCTGCCCAGCCACTTTGCCCGCAGCTGGGAGGACAAAGGGTTGCTCAGGGCCGTGCGGCGCAACGACATGAGTTTCGACGTGGCATTTCACCTGGCTCGCCACCGTGCGCAGGTGCCAGGCGATGCGCAAAAGGCGTTTGAAGAGGATTTACTGTCGGCGTTTGCCTGA
- a CDS encoding carbon-nitrogen hydrolase family protein, producing MPKSIVAALQIGALPGGKAETLDQILSYENAIIESGAALVVMPEALLGGYPKGEGFGTQLGYRLPEGREAFARYFSNAIDVPGAETEALAGLSARTGANLVIGVIERAGSTLYCTALYFDPQAGLVAKHRKLMPTGTERLIWGKGDGSTLPVIDSQVGRIGAVVCWENMMPLLRTAMYAKGVEVWCAPTVDEREMWQVSMRHIAHEGRCFVVSACQVQDSPQALGVDIANWPADRPLIAGGSVIVGPMGDILAGPLRGGRGLLSAEIDTDDLIRARYDYDVVGHYARPDVFELTVDERAKPGVRFNT from the coding sequence ATGCCCAAGTCAATTGTTGCTGCACTGCAAATCGGCGCCTTGCCCGGCGGCAAGGCCGAGACGCTGGACCAGATCCTCTCGTACGAAAATGCCATTATTGAGTCAGGCGCGGCGCTGGTGGTCATGCCTGAAGCGTTGCTGGGCGGATACCCGAAAGGTGAAGGTTTTGGCACCCAACTGGGTTATCGCTTGCCGGAAGGTCGTGAAGCCTTTGCCCGTTATTTTTCCAACGCCATTGATGTGCCTGGGGCGGAAACCGAAGCGCTGGCCGGGTTGTCGGCGCGTACAGGCGCGAACCTGGTGATCGGCGTGATCGAGCGCGCTGGCAGCACGTTGTATTGCACTGCGCTGTATTTCGATCCGCAGGCCGGGCTGGTGGCGAAGCACCGCAAGCTGATGCCGACCGGTACTGAGCGGCTGATCTGGGGCAAGGGCGATGGCTCGACGTTGCCGGTGATCGACAGTCAGGTCGGGCGGATCGGCGCGGTGGTGTGTTGGGAAAATATGATGCCGCTGCTGCGCACCGCGATGTACGCCAAAGGCGTGGAAGTGTGGTGCGCGCCCACGGTGGACGAGCGGGAGATGTGGCAGGTCAGCATGCGCCACATCGCTCATGAAGGCCGTTGCTTCGTGGTCAGCGCCTGTCAGGTTCAGGACTCGCCGCAAGCGTTGGGCGTGGACATCGCCAACTGGCCGGCGGACCGGCCGTTGATTGCGGGGGGCAGCGTTATCGTCGGGCCGATGGGCGATATTCTGGCCGGGCCGCTGCGGGGAGGGCGCGGATTACTCTCCGCTGAAATCGACACTGACGACCTGATCCGCGCGCGTTACGACTACGACGTCGTCGGCCACTATGCGCGCCCGGATGTGTTCGAGTTGACGGTAGATGAGCGTGCCAAACCCGGCGTGCGGTTCAACACATAA